From the genome of Carassius gibelio isolate Cgi1373 ecotype wild population from Czech Republic chromosome A16, carGib1.2-hapl.c, whole genome shotgun sequence, one region includes:
- the LOC128031025 gene encoding C-type lectin domain family 9 member A isoform X1, whose product MEEELFYSTVCFKPFDNQKSTVEVAKFEESVYAEVKIKRSTSQTAPETSAAECSLDKSVLPAHDSLTEAKDATTPTFSVYRRATVILGLLCFLLLAGLTAVSVFIYIHMSKYNNILAQHIQEKATNLQLLADKEVLERERARLKTQGEQMNGTLDFILKKSRFLVDEYCQSTGNGVQCTPCFQNWIQNGSSCYYFMKDWPWKSWTESQEYCKGYGAQLAIIDSVEEQEFINRHAQSYYDKYHGYWIGLSKKKETWVWSTGAELEEGFWVDDPLKGYGECVLSMPSKNPLKSWLSAYCSMRNRWICEVDVLTWPTFLQAQQNQSGPST is encoded by the exons ATGGAAGAAGAGTTGTTTTATTCAACAGTCTGCTTTAAGccatttgataatcagaaatctACAG TTGAAGTGGCAAAGTTCGAGGAGTCTGTTTATGCGGAGGTGAAAATAAAGCGATCAACTTCACAGACAGCTCCTGAGACCTCAG CTGCAGAGTGTTCATTAGACAAATCTGTTTTGCCAGCACATGATTCTCTGACGGAAG CAAAAGATGCCACCACCCCAACCTTTTCAGTGTACAGACGAGCTACAGTTATTCTGGGGCTGCTCTGCTTCCTGCTGCTTGCCGGGTTAACAGCTGTCAGCGTTTTCA TATACATTCACATGTCAAAATACAACAACATTCTG GCCCAGCACATTCAAGAGAAAGCCACCAATCTGCAACTACTGGCAGACAAGGAAGTgctggagcgagagagagccAGGCTGAAGACACAGGGGGAACAGATGAATGGCACACTGGACTTCATACTGAAGAAGAGCCGCTTTTTAGTGGATGAGTACTGTCAGTCCACTGGAAATG GGGTGCAGTGTACACCTTGTTTTCAAAATTGGATTCAGAATGGCTCCAGCTGTTACTATTTCATGAAAGACTGGCCCTGGAAATCGTGGACAGAGAGTCAGGAATACTGCAAGGGATATGGAGCTCAGCTGGCCATAATAGACAGTGTTGAGGAACAG GAATTCATCAATCGGCACGCCCAATCATATTATGACAAATATCACGGGTACTGGATCGGACTctctaaaaagaaagaaacttggGTCTGGAGCACTGGCGCTGAACTCGAGGAAGG TTTCTGGGTCGATGACCCCTTGAAAGGATACGGGGAATGCGTTCTGTCAATGCCCAGCAAAAACCCACTGAAAAGCTGGTTATCAGCATATTGTTCCATGAGGAATAGATGGATCTGCGAAGTGGACGTTTTAACATGGCCAACCTTCCTACAAGCCCAACAAAACCAAAGTGGCCCCTCAACATGA
- the LOC128031025 gene encoding asialoglycoprotein receptor 2 isoform X2 has product MEEELFYSTVCFKPFDNQKSTVEVAKFEESVYAEVKIKRSTSQTAPETSAAECSLDKSVLPAHDSLTEVYIHMSKYNNILAQHIQEKATNLQLLADKEVLERERARLKTQGEQMNGTLDFILKKSRFLVDEYCQSTGNGVQCTPCFQNWIQNGSSCYYFMKDWPWKSWTESQEYCKGYGAQLAIIDSVEEQEFINRHAQSYYDKYHGYWIGLSKKKETWVWSTGAELEEGFWVDDPLKGYGECVLSMPSKNPLKSWLSAYCSMRNRWICEVDVLTWPTFLQAQQNQSGPST; this is encoded by the exons ATGGAAGAAGAGTTGTTTTATTCAACAGTCTGCTTTAAGccatttgataatcagaaatctACAG TTGAAGTGGCAAAGTTCGAGGAGTCTGTTTATGCGGAGGTGAAAATAAAGCGATCAACTTCACAGACAGCTCCTGAGACCTCAG CTGCAGAGTGTTCATTAGACAAATCTGTTTTGCCAGCACATGATTCTCTGACGGAAG TATACATTCACATGTCAAAATACAACAACATTCTG GCCCAGCACATTCAAGAGAAAGCCACCAATCTGCAACTACTGGCAGACAAGGAAGTgctggagcgagagagagccAGGCTGAAGACACAGGGGGAACAGATGAATGGCACACTGGACTTCATACTGAAGAAGAGCCGCTTTTTAGTGGATGAGTACTGTCAGTCCACTGGAAATG GGGTGCAGTGTACACCTTGTTTTCAAAATTGGATTCAGAATGGCTCCAGCTGTTACTATTTCATGAAAGACTGGCCCTGGAAATCGTGGACAGAGAGTCAGGAATACTGCAAGGGATATGGAGCTCAGCTGGCCATAATAGACAGTGTTGAGGAACAG GAATTCATCAATCGGCACGCCCAATCATATTATGACAAATATCACGGGTACTGGATCGGACTctctaaaaagaaagaaacttggGTCTGGAGCACTGGCGCTGAACTCGAGGAAGG TTTCTGGGTCGATGACCCCTTGAAAGGATACGGGGAATGCGTTCTGTCAATGCCCAGCAAAAACCCACTGAAAAGCTGGTTATCAGCATATTGTTCCATGAGGAATAGATGGATCTGCGAAGTGGACGTTTTAACATGGCCAACCTTCCTACAAGCCCAACAAAACCAAAGTGGCCCCTCAACATGA